In Bradyrhizobium sp. WD16, the genomic stretch CGGTCGGTGAAGACATGGCCGCGTTCGAGATCGGCGCCGATCTGGATTTCATCCACGGCGAGAAAAGCGACGTCGAGCTCGCGCGGCATCGCCTCGACGGTGGAGACCCAGAACCGCGCATGCGGCGGCTTGATCTTCTCCTCGCCGGTGATCAGCGCCACATCGGCCGCCCCGACCCTGGCCACCACCTTGTTGTAGACCTCCCGCGCGAGCAGGCGCAGCGGCAGGCCGATGATGCCGGAGGAATGGCCGAGCATACGCTCGATGGCGAGATGGGTCTTGCCGGTATTGGTCGGGCCGAGGACGGCGGTGACGCCGGAGCCCGGCGCGCGACCGCTCGCGGCATGCGACTGGGAAAAGGAAACGGCCATGCTTCTTCGTGCTTCCAAACTCTGCGTCTCCACCCGGCTCATGCCGTCCACACGACGTCAAGATCAGCGCCCAAAGGCCTTATCAAGTGTCTCAGAATGCGACGCTTTGCGGCCTCGCAATTAAGTTCCGGAACGAGTCCGGAACGAACCGGGAGCGAATCGCTGACTCGCGGCGGCGAGACTGCACGAACATCAATATATCGCGGGCATGAGCGATGCCGCCCCACTACATGAAGACCGAGACCGAACCAACTCGGCTCCCGCCGCAGCCCGTCGTCAACCTTTCGCACGGACTCCGATGCGATCGAGAGTCAACAGGATTCCTGCCCACGGGGGCCGTGCCCGATCGGCGCTTCACTGGGTCTTGGCCGTGGTGCGGACCGCGGCCGTCGACACGAATTGGGTGGCTTCCAGGGCGGCCATACCGATCGGTGTCGGCACCAGCACCTTGAGCGGGACCAGCACGCGCGTTCCGGCGATCGGCGCCATCCAGACCTCCATGTCGCGCTGGGCGATCAGGTATTTGATGGCGGCGCGGTCCGGTACATAGCCCGCCAGCGGAGCGAAATAGATCGCGCAGACGACGACCGGGCCCTGGTAGCCCTTGGTCTTGGCGCGATCCATGCGCTTGAATTCGAGCCGCAGATCATAGCGCATCCGGCCGTCGAACACCGGGGTCGTCGTCTTGCAGGCGTCCGGCGTCAGCGGATCGCCATTGCCGCTGGCGCGCAGGAGCGAGCCGGTCATCGGATCGGTGACGCCCTTGCGATGCACGTCGGTCACCGGAATGCGATCGGGCTGCGGCTGCGGCTGCGGATCGATGCTCGATTCCTTGACATTGCCGGCAGCCAGCACGACTCGAATGACTTCCTTCGCCTTGCTGTCATAGGCGATCATGGCCTGATAGCTCGACGGCACCAACTGACCATTGACGATGCGGCCCTGGGACGCGCTGGTGCCGTGACCGCCGGAGAAAGCCTTGAGCAGGCCGGCCGATCCACCAACCGCGGTTGCCGAATACTGGTCGTCGCCGATGTCGATGACCCAGCTTCCCTTGCCCACCGGAATGCCGGCGAGCGACGCCTCGTAGCGGGCATCGAGCCGGCCCTGGGCCTGCACGGGATCGGTCGTGGCGATGCCGAGCGTCGCCACCGAGAGCACCACCAATGCCGACGTCGGCGCCAGCCGCCGCCAACCGGCTCCGTTCGATCCAAATTCCACTTGTGACGGCAAATCCTGCTCCGCACCCTTGAGCGGCAAATATAGCCCGGGCAGCCCGCGAACAAGGGCTAGAGCGCTTTCCCACGAAGTGGCTACCGGTTCGCGCGAAGAAAACGCGTCAAAACAAAAACCTGGAACCTCCGCTCCGACTCCAACGGAGGGGAGAAGGCTCTAATGCGGTGGATCTGACGCTCGCATCAGCATGCAGCGAATTCGTCGTGTCAGATCCAAAATCGCACTGGAATCATAATGATGCTGGTATCCCTTTGTTTCCAATGCTCGTGGAAACGCCTGCTGCAAAGGAATACGAACGTTGGAAACGGGACACTCGCCTTCCTGCCACCTCGGCGGCGTCTTCGCCGGCAGGCTCGATTGTCGAGCCGCAAACATGGGACGAAGACCAAGAAAGATCTTGCGGCGGGGATTACGTCGTTAATAAGTTGCAACGGGGTGCCGCCCGGATCGGTCAAATCCTCATAAAATCAGGGTTCCGGCGCATTTTCCGCCCGTCCGGCGCGATGCTCGGCTTGACCTTGACCGCCGCTCCCCCTATAGGTCCGCGGTTCCTGAAATGGACGCGATTTTAAACCCCCGCGGGGCCGCTCGGCCGCTTCGGGGATGACAGAGGATTTCGCCATGTCCCGGCGCTGTGAACTGACCGCAAAAGCTCCTCAGGTGGGTCACAAGGTGAGCCACTCGAACATCAAGACCAAGCGCCGGTTCCTGCCGAATCTGTGCAACGTCACGCTGATCTCGGACGCGCTTGGCCGCTCGGTGCGGCTGAAGGTCTCGACCAATGCGCTCAAGAGCGTCGATCATCGCGGCGGCCTCGATGCCTTCCTGCTCAAGGCCAAGGCCGACGAATTGTCGCCGCGCGCGCTGGTGCTCAAGCGCCAGATCCAGAAGAAGCTGCAGGCGACCGGCTGACGCCGCGACGCCGACCAATCGCATTTTGAAAAAGCCGGGCCCTGCGCCCGGCTTTTTTGTTGGCGCCATCGTACCTTTTTCGACGCCCCTTATTACGTTACGGCTCGATCAGCCGGAACTGCAGCAGCAGCGTACGCTGGATCGGCGAGAAATTGTCGTCCGACACCAATGTCAGGATAATGTCGCCGGCGGCATTGCGATGGGTCGCTAGCCCTTCGAAATTATCGATCTCGTTGCCGAGATCGGCCTCGAACAGGGCCACGCCGTCGGACACGGCGCCCGGGGCAATGGCGGCAAGAGCGATACGCCGGATGCGGATGCCGACGCCGTTGAGCAACGAGAACTTACGCTCCAGCAGCAACAGGTCGCCGCCGGGCAGCAGTGCGGCATCGCTGATGTCATAGCCGTCGCTGCGGCGAACCGTGAAAGCGCCGGGGGTCGGCCCGCCGATCAGGAATCCCATGATGTTGCCGGAGGCGTCGAGCCCGCGCTCAGAGATCGCGATCAACGTGCCACCGAGCGGCGCGCCGCGCGGCACGAAGACCAGCGTCTCCAGTCCCTTGTTATAGGGCAGCCGGCGCAGTGACGCCGGCACACCGCCAACCGCTTCGCCCTTCGCCTCGATGCCGTCGCGGCCGAAATCGGCAAAGCGCAGGATCTGGTTGACCCGCTCGAGCCCGACATAGGCGATGCTGCCGTCGAAGGTCAGGGATTCGGCATCGAACCAGCCATGGGCCGTGATCGGCCGCCCGTCCGGCCCGCGGATCGGCGCCGTCTCGACGTCGCTGACGCCGACGATCCGGCCCGCCTGATAGACGATGCGGCCGGCGAACCATGTGCCCTTGTCGCTGACCGCGGTGAAGCGCTCGCCTCTGGCATCGAGCTTCAGGCCGGACAGACCGCCGAAGCGGCCGAAAGACGAGGTCAGACTGACGCCGCCGGCATATTCCAGCGCGCCGAAGCGCAGCCGCGACGGATCGCGCTGGGCAAAATGGGGAACCGGCCGGGCGTTGACCGTGATGGCAAGCCGCCGCGCGTCAATCGCGACGCTCTGCGCCTGCGCCCACGGCGCCGTCGAGGCGCAGACGAGCGAGACGCCAAGGGCGACGACAAGCCCGCGCAGAACGCGCCCGCCGAGCGGCCAGACCCCAGCATGATGGACGGTGCGAGTCACGCCCCCCTCGTCGCCCCGCGGCATGGATTGTCCCCGCTCGACGTCGTTCCGCGGCCGCCATGACCGCGGACACGCGTATTGCAGGACCGCCCTCACCGCCGGCCACGCCCCATTCAAGGAATTACGAATGCAGCCGACGCGGTGGCCGCGCCGGCGCGCGGGCCGGTGCGATCTCGGTCTCGCTGAACAGCTCGGCGAGCTTTTCGGTGATGGCGCCGCCGAGTTCCTCGGCATCGACGATGGTGACCGCGCGCCGATAATAGCGCGTGACATCGTGGCCGATCCCGATGGCGATCAGTTCGACCGGCGAGTGCGTCTCGATCTCCTCGATGATGTAGCGCAGGTGGCGTTCGAGATAGTTGCCCGGATTGACTGACAAAGTGGAATCGTCCACCGGCGCGCCGTCCGAGATCATCATCAGGATCTTGCGCTGCTCCGGCCGGGCCAACAGGCGCTTGTGCGCCCAGTCCAGCGCCTCGCCGTCGATATTCTCCTTGAGCAGGCCCTCGCGCATCATCAGGCCGAGATTCTTGCGGGCGCGCCGCCAGGGCGCATCCGCCGCCTTGTAGATGATG encodes the following:
- a CDS encoding DUF3108 domain-containing protein, with amino-acid sequence MEFGSNGAGWRRLAPTSALVVLSVATLGIATTDPVQAQGRLDARYEASLAGIPVGKGSWVIDIGDDQYSATAVGGSAGLLKAFSGGHGTSASQGRIVNGQLVPSSYQAMIAYDSKAKEVIRVVLAAGNVKESSIDPQPQPQPDRIPVTDVHRKGVTDPMTGSLLRASGNGDPLTPDACKTTTPVFDGRMRYDLRLEFKRMDRAKTKGYQGPVVVCAIYFAPLAGYVPDRAAIKYLIAQRDMEVWMAPIAGTRVLVPLKVLVPTPIGMAALEATQFVSTAAVRTTAKTQ
- the rpmB gene encoding 50S ribosomal protein L28, coding for MSRRCELTAKAPQVGHKVSHSNIKTKRRFLPNLCNVTLISDALGRSVRLKVSTNALKSVDHRGGLDAFLLKAKADELSPRALVLKRQIQKKLQATG
- a CDS encoding esterase-like activity of phytase family protein, giving the protein MTRTVHHAGVWPLGGRVLRGLVVALGVSLVCASTAPWAQAQSVAIDARRLAITVNARPVPHFAQRDPSRLRFGALEYAGGVSLTSSFGRFGGLSGLKLDARGERFTAVSDKGTWFAGRIVYQAGRIVGVSDVETAPIRGPDGRPITAHGWFDAESLTFDGSIAYVGLERVNQILRFADFGRDGIEAKGEAVGGVPASLRRLPYNKGLETLVFVPRGAPLGGTLIAISERGLDASGNIMGFLIGGPTPGAFTVRRSDGYDISDAALLPGGDLLLLERKFSLLNGVGIRIRRIALAAIAPGAVSDGVALFEADLGNEIDNFEGLATHRNAAGDIILTLVSDDNFSPIQRTLLLQFRLIEP